Part of the Nicotiana sylvestris chromosome 5, ASM39365v2, whole genome shotgun sequence genome is shown below.
TAAAGTGGTGAAAATTGGTGAATTTGCAGTAGATACATACAACAAAATATCAAATAGTTTTCCTTTGACATTTGAGAGTGTGTTAGGGGGGCAATTTCAAGTGGCTAATGGAATTACCTATAAACTGGTTATATCTGCAAGACAAAATGTCACAGTCACAAGTACTAGCTATTTGGCTGTTGTCAACGAGCATTCTGGTGACAATGTTAAAACACTCATTTCCTTCGGAAAGTTTGCTTAAAAATTAAATGTATAAGCATTTATATCGTATTATTTAATAAAAGCATATGTATGAATTAAAATCTCAAATTTAGCGTACTGTTTACTTATTATGTTGGCTATATTAATTATTGTTTTTTTATTTCCTGTTTGGATGAATTTCATAAT
Proteins encoded:
- the LOC104214757 gene encoding cysteine proteinase inhibitor 6-like, coding for MAFKINSFLLMTLSIVVIASIFCHVSAVNDGRKLLDSSERVSNTPAPSSLLGNWQPITDANDPKVVKIGEFAVDTYNKISNSFPLTFESVLGGQFQVANGITYKLVISARQNVTVTSTSYLAVVNEHSGDNVKTLISFGKFA